The proteins below come from a single Bubalus kerabau isolate K-KA32 ecotype Philippines breed swamp buffalo chromosome 19, PCC_UOA_SB_1v2, whole genome shotgun sequence genomic window:
- the LOC129634266 gene encoding U3 small nucleolar RNA-associated protein 14 homolog A-like → MSTNQAAESNLLALNQQKELEDLPKDYPLSTSEDEGDNDGERKHQKLLESISSLNRKDRQKLAERSEASLKVSEFSVSSEGSGEKLVLSDLLEPVKTSSSLAAVKKQLNRVKSKKTVELPLHREEIEQIHREVAFNKSSQILSKWDPVVLKNRQAEQLVFPLSKPQSVFAPIEHVVSGWKAGTPLEQEIFDLLHKNKQPVTEPLLTPVEKASLKAMSLEEVKMCRAELQRARALQSYYEARARREKRIKSKKYHRILKKGKAKQALKDFEKLQKVNTAAALKELEKLDKARMMERMSLKHQNSGKWAKSKAIMAKYNLEARQAMQEQLARNKELMQKVRAASESEEEEEGQEEEEEPLVPDMVNGVQIKANGLNPWMFQNHFIDAKEAEVQKDLENPAEPEAQETSESEEERAVVEEETLLKEFEERRSLRQKSELNHMAEPVHRCVTKDPSNQEVLSELRALSHKLITENHQSGKQELSSARTAQREEPAREEEEPMFPQRPKRAQTLDELEELGREGCAENKELPRTAVEGLQLEKNLSNLIGAPKEKKRKEQMIDLQNLLATKLPSVKSLAVPMTVQELEDEEERHQRQMTKEAFAGDDVIRDFLKEKREAVEASKPKDLDLTLPGWGKWGGMGLKPSAKKRRRFLIKAPEGPPRKDKNLPNVIISEKRNIHAAAHQAQVLPHPFTHHHQFERTIQTPIGSTWNTPRAFQKLTMPKVVAKPGHIIKPIKAEDVGYRSSPRSDLSVVQRNPKQLSIRHKKTSGE, encoded by the coding sequence ATGAGCACGAACCAGGCTGCAGAGAGCAACCTTCTGGCTTTGAACCAACAGAAAGAACTAGAGGATTTGCCAAAAGACTACCCCTTGAGCACCAGTGAAGATGAAGGGGACAACGATGGGGAAAGAAAGCATCAGAAGCTTCTGGAATCAATCAGTTCACTTAATAGAAAGGATAGGCAGAAATTGGCTGAGAGGTCTGAGGCTAGTCTGAAGGTGTCAGAGTTCAGTGTAAGTTCTGAAGGATCAGGAGAGAAGCTGGTCCTTTCAGATCTGCTTGAGCCTGTTAAAACTTCATCCTCATTGGCTGCTGTGAAAAAGCAGCTGAATCGAGTGAAATCGAAGAAGACTGTGGAGTTACCACTTCACAGAGAAGAGATTGAGCAGATCCACAGAGAAGTGGCATTCAATAAAAGCTCCCAAATCCTCTCCAAATGGGATCCTGTTGTTCTGAAGAACCGGCAAGCAGAGCAGCTGGTTTTTCCCCTGAGCAAGCCCCAATCAGTCTTTGCTCCCATTGAACATGTGGTCAGTGGCTGGAAAGCAGGAACTCCCCTGGAGCAGGAGATTTTTGATCTTCTCCATAAGAATAAGCAGCCTGTGACAGAGCCTTTACTGACTCCCGTGGAAAAGGCCTCTCTCAAAGCTATGAGCCTGGAAGAGGTAAAGATGTGCCGAGCAGAGCTTCAAAGGGCCCGGGCCCTGCAGTCCTACTATGAGGCCAGGGCTCGAAGAGAGAAGAGAATCAAAAGCAAAAAGTATCACAGAattctgaagaaaggaaaggccaaGCAAGCCTTAAAAGATTTTGAGAAGCTGCAGAAGGTCAATACTGCTGCGGCACTGAAAGAACTAGAAAAACTTGACAAGGCCAGAATGATGGAGCGAATGAGCCTTAAGCACCAGAACAGTGGGAAATGGGCAAAATCAAAGGCAATTATGGCCAAATACAACCTGGAGGCTCGCCAGGCTATGCAGGAACAGCTGGCCAGGAACAAAGAGCTGATGCAGAAGGTCCGGGCGGCCTCTGAgagtgaggaagaggaggaaggccaggaggaagaggaagaacctCTTGTTCCTGACATGGTGAATGGGGTGCAGATAAAGGCAAATGGACTGAACCCATGGATGTTCCAGAATCACTTCATTGATGCCAAAGAGGCTGAGGTCCAGAAAGACCTGGAAAATCCTGCTGAGCCTGAAGCCCAGGAGACTTCtgaaagtgaggaagaaagagCAGTGGTGGAGGAAGAAACTCTCTTGAAAGAATTTGAGGAAAGGCGATCACTTAGACAGAAGTCTGAGCTCAACCACATGGCGGAGCCAGTGCACAGATGTGTAACAAAGGATCCTAGCAACCAGGAGGTTCTGTCTGAATTGAGGGCACTGTCTCATAAACTCATCACAGAGAACCATCAGTCAGGGAAGCAAGAACTGAGTTCAGCAAGGACAGCTCAGAGAGAGGAACCTGCCAGGGAGGAAGAGGAGCCCATGTTTCCGCAGAGGCCAAAGAGAGCTCAGACTCTGGACGAGCTGGAGGAGCTGGGCAGAGAAGGGTGTGCTGAAAACAAGGAGCTACCCAGAACTGCAGTGGAAGGGCTTCAGTTGGAGAAGAATCTAAGTAATCTTATTGGCGCCcccaaggagaagaaaaggaaggagcaaATGATTGATCTCCAGAACCTCCTAGCCACAAAATTGCCTTCCGTGAAGTCCTTGGCAGTTCCCATGACTGTACAGGAGTTGGAAGATGAAGAAGAGAGACATCAAAGGCAGATGACAAAGGAAGCTTTTGCTGGGGATGATGTCATCAGAGACTTcttgaaagagaagagggaagctgTGGAGGCGAGTAAGCCAAAGGACCTGGACTTGACTCTGCCTGGCTGGGGCAAGTGGGGTGGTATGGGCCTGAAGCCCAGTGCCAAGAAGAGACGCCGGTTTCTCATTAAAGCCCCTGAGGGTCCTCCAAGGAAAGACAAGAATTTGCCAAACGTGATCATCAGTGAGAAGCGGAACATCCATGCAGCAGCTCATCAGGCGCAGGTGCTTCCACATCCATTCACACACCACCACCAATTTGAAaggaccatccagacccccataGGATCTACATGGAACACCCCGAGGGCCTTCCAAAAGCTGACCATGCCCAAGGTTGTCGCCAAGCCAGGCCATATCATTAAGCCTATCAAAGCAGAGGATGTGGGCTACCGATCTTCCCCAAGGTCGGACCTCTCTGTCGTACAGAGGAATCCAAAACAACTTTCCATACGTCACAAAAAAACTTCTGGAGAATAA